The Limisphaerales bacterium genome includes the window ATGAAAGCGATCTGGTTGCCTTTCGGCGAAGCCGCCGGCATGGCGTTACTGTGCTTGAGTTGTTCCGGATTGGTAAAGAGTCTGCGATGCTCGCCCGTCGTGACATTCAGAATATAAATCTGAGAATCGCGCGCGGGATCTTGTTTGGGCTTGGGCTTTACCTTCATCCAAATCAGGTGTTCAGAGTCCGGCAACCAAGAAGGCAACATATTCATCCCCTCACCCACAAGGGTCCTCACCTTCCCTCCGTTCGGATCGGCGAGGCGCAGCGCCATCGCATGGCCCACTTGTTCAACATAAACCAGTTTTTTACCATCTGAAGAACAACTCGGCATCCGACATCCGGTCTTGGAAAATGTGAGTTGCCGACTGCCTGTCCCATCCTCTTTCATGCGGTAGAGTTGCAGGATCCCCTGATCATCGGTATGGCTGACCACCACTTCACGCAATGCCGCTCCGGCCAGTAAGTGAGCACACACCCCGATTATCAAGGCCGCCTTGAATGGAAATTTTTGAGTCATCGATTAATTCTAATTTGAGCCCACCTCAACTTGACCCAGGATCGCCCAACCACTTTTTAAGGTTAATTGATTAGCAAACCGAATTGCAGGTTTCTTTTTCCAAGGATCAATCACTCCAACACCCAATTGGTAGACACCGGCTTGCTCGGGAACATTGAAAGTCGCACCAAATTGAAATTGACCGGGCAACCATGTTCGAATGTCGTCCTGTAGTTTCATCTCGGATACGAAAGCCCCTTTCGCATCCAACCATGCCAGCTTCACCGGCCAAGGATAGTAGAAAGGAGCTACGCCTTCATTAACCCCTCGCACCAAAACAACACAACCTTTTCCTAGAGCAACCGTTTTGAATGACGGACCTCAGTGAACCGAAATTGATAGCCCATCTTTCGGACCAACTGATCACTGCGAGCCTGTAAGTTAAGTGAAACATTCTCGTCCAAAGCCGGCCCATAAGGGCCAATCCAGGAAAAGTGAGAACGGCTAATCATCTCCTGAGTATGAGCCCATTGATTCCCCAACCATTTCTGCGCGGCGTGCGGCACCATTTCGCCGCCGACCACGTTCTGTTTCCAGCCGTCAGCATGACCGCCCCGACGCATGCGCGCCAAAAATGACCAATCCTCTCCATTATCCGTATCCTCGGGAAACATATCGTCGTGGAACCCGATCCCTTTGTATTTGGCCAGTACTCCATCGGCATACCGAGCCATCAGTTGCTTGTCGGGAAAAGCCTTTTGATACGCCTTTAGAATCCGATGTTGGGTCGCCTCGGAAGCAAACAATTCCAAACGGGGATACGTGTGCCACTCTCCCCAAAAGCCGAGTAAACCCAACTGAATATAAGCGACGCGCGGATGGGTATTATACCGTTTGCCCAAAGCCGCTATGAAACGCTCCATGGCCTCGACCATTTGAGGATGGTTATAATCCGGACTCTTACCGCCACCGTATTCCCGGTAAGCGCTTTCCTTCACGCCCTTAGCGCGCAACCACTTAGGCAATCCGGAGGGTTTGCTGGGGTAATCCACATACACCCGAAGCACAAGATGCTTATCCTTAGCTCTGGGGTGGTTCCAGTCCCTTTTCTCCCAATCCTCAAAGGTATATTTCCCTTCAACCGGCTCCAGCTCCCTCCATGAAATGTATTGGAACACCATGGAATAAGGGCGATGAATTTTACCGGCATTGGTGTAGAGACAATACCCCTTAAGCGGATTATCGAGTGGCCCCGGCGCGGCCGCAGGTCGGCGAATCTCAAAGCCGACCGCAGACGGTTTCGCTTCATCCGCTGGCACAAACGAACTCGGAATCAAACCCAAGAGAATGATGCTAAAAAAAAGAATCGGCGAACGGTGCCTCATGGCATGAACAGGGTAGAAGAGACTGTTGACCCCGTCACTTTGAAAATGGTCCAGAGGGAGGACTCGCTGTCCATTCCCCGATTCGTTGGGTGATTTTAAGGGAAGAATATTACGCCAGGAACTCTTCCAAGGGGCCCTTCAAATTGAGGTGCTTCAAATTCGAGTCCGGTTGGCCAAAGGTTTCGGGAGACTTCATCCCGGCGGCCTGCATCAAGGCGAGGTACAGGTTGCCGACAGTGCGATGTCCTTCGGCTCCATACTTCGGATATTCCAGATAACGTCCCATGTTCAGCTTCTGATCCAGACCGCCGAGAAGAACAAACGGCCAGTCATGACCGGCGCAATGATGGTCGCCTGAAGAACAGGACATGTAGACGATCATTGTGTTGTCGAGCATCGTCCCGTTTCCTTCGGGGATGCTGGCGAACTTCTCAGCCATTTTGGCGATCTGCTTGAGATGCAGCTTCTCCACCTCCATGCGCGCCTGATGTCCGATCCAGCCGTTGGAGGCTTTATTCTCCTGCAAATGCCCGAGGGCGTGGACGCTGTTTGTGAGCTTCAGCTCGGAGTATTTCACGCCGAGGGTATCAGGGCGCAGGGTAATCACATTGGTCAGCCCGGCAATCAACGCGGCGGACGCGATCTCAAAGTGCGATTCGATCCGTGCGGAAGGTGCCGTGGAATCATAACGATCGTTCAGTTTCGGCGCGTGCTTGCGGACCTGATCGGTCAGCGCGGCTTTCTTTTCCTCAATCTTCCGAAGCGCATCAAACGATTCCAGGTAAAGCGCGAAGCGTTCCTTGTCGTCACCCGACAGTTGCTTTTCCACGCGTCGGGCATCTTGGCCCAGGAAATCCATGAGGTTGCCGTTCAGCGCGATTTTCTTTTTCAGTTGCTCCGGACTTTCCACCGCGGCACTGAACAGCTCGAGGAACGCCTTGCGTGGCGACCCCTGATAGGCGACCGGCTTGGCCGCGCCGTAGGCGGAGAGGTTTGGATAACAATAGGAATCTTCCGGCTTCCATCCGGCGGACTCCAGCAATTGCCCGTTCATCGCCATCCCGTACATTGGATAAGGTCCCGTGGAGAGATGCTGGCCGAGCAGGCAATCGAGCGTGGGCGCGACGGCGACTTTCTCGGAGTCATGCAGCGACAGAGTGCCGAACCCCTTGGTGTGGTTCCCGCGGAAGCCCACGCCGGACAAACTCTGGATGATCGTCATGCGATCCTTGAATTTCTCCAGAGTCGCCAGTTTTGCCGGCAGCTTGTGTTTCGCCAGCGGCACATCCACCAGTGCCCCATCCCGGCGCGACCGGTTGCCCAGTTTCTGGCCGGATTTTTCATCCACGAAATGATTGGTTAAGCCGTCCGGCACGAGATTGAATTTATCGATGCCCGAAGATTTCACCACAAAGACAAATCGTTTGGGAAAGGCCGCCGCGTGGCCGGCCGCGTGAACCCGCAGGGAATGTAGGAACGGCGCCATGGCCAATGAGCCGCCGCCCAGTGATAGGTCCCGGAGAAATTGTCGTCGTTTGTAGGTCATAAAATGTGTGTGGTTATCGTCTGTATAAAAAGGAGTCCGAACTCAGCAGGGATACAACCAGCGCTTTAAAACTGCCGCCCTGATCCAAATAAGCTTTCTCAGCTTCGATCAAGGTTTGTGAATCACTTAACATCTCGTTGCGCCCCATGAAATAGCGGAAGAGATGTCGGATAAACGATTGCCGCGCACGATCCGAACGCCCCAACCGCTGCATCATCTCGACCGCATCCTTCACGTTGCCGTCCACTTTGGAATCGC containing:
- a CDS encoding PD40 domain-containing protein — protein: MTQKFPFKAALIIGVCAHLLAGAALREVVVSHTDDQGILQLYRMKEDGTGSRQLTFSKTGCRMPSCSSDGKKLVYVEQVGHAMALRLADPNGGKVRTLVGEGMNMLPSWLPDSEHLIWMKVKPKPKQDPARDSQIYILNVTTGEHRRLFTNPEQLKHSNAMPAASPKGNQIAFISNRSGEMRVWVSDLNGDGAKLISKPEQEYHETIKAPIEQKVPAWSPDGKWIAHWEGVEMIHMSKFTGINNPKRDQQIAATFNVWVVSHDGKQRRKVGRGDDPTWSPDGYVTRAYPEPKRGGPLVMVQTESGEKALPIVPPKRNWGRFTWAPKSP
- a CDS encoding DUF4832 domain-containing protein, with translation MRGVNEGVAPFYYPWPVKLAWLDAKGAFVSEMKLQDDIRTWLPGQFQFGATFNVPEQAGVYQLGVGVIDPWKKKPAIRFANQLTLKSGWAILGQVEVGSN
- a CDS encoding beta-galactosidase produces the protein MRHRSPILFFSIILLGLIPSSFVPADEAKPSAVGFEIRRPAAAPGPLDNPLKGYCLYTNAGKIHRPYSMVFQYISWRELEPVEGKYTFEDWEKRDWNHPRAKDKHLVLRVYVDYPSKPSGLPKWLRAKGVKESAYREYGGGKSPDYNHPQMVEAMERFIAALGKRYNTHPRVAYIQLGLLGFWGEWHTYPRLELFASEATQHRILKAYQKAFPDKQLMARYADGVLAKYKGIGFHDDMFPEDTDNGEDWSFLARMRRGGHADGWKQNVVGGEMVPHAAQKWLGNQWAHTQEMISRSHFSWIGPYGPALDENVSLNLQARSDQLVRKMGYQFRFTEVRHSKRLL
- a CDS encoding DUF1552 domain-containing protein, whose translation is MTYKRRQFLRDLSLGGGSLAMAPFLHSLRVHAAGHAAAFPKRFVFVVKSSGIDKFNLVPDGLTNHFVDEKSGQKLGNRSRRDGALVDVPLAKHKLPAKLATLEKFKDRMTIIQSLSGVGFRGNHTKGFGTLSLHDSEKVAVAPTLDCLLGQHLSTGPYPMYGMAMNGQLLESAGWKPEDSYCYPNLSAYGAAKPVAYQGSPRKAFLELFSAAVESPEQLKKKIALNGNLMDFLGQDARRVEKQLSGDDKERFALYLESFDALRKIEEKKAALTDQVRKHAPKLNDRYDSTAPSARIESHFEIASAALIAGLTNVITLRPDTLGVKYSELKLTNSVHALGHLQENKASNGWIGHQARMEVEKLHLKQIAKMAEKFASIPEGNGTMLDNTMIVYMSCSSGDHHCAGHDWPFVLLGGLDQKLNMGRYLEYPKYGAEGHRTVGNLYLALMQAAGMKSPETFGQPDSNLKHLNLKGPLEEFLA